CACCTTTGCCGGGAATGCGCGCGGGAAAAGCGACGGCTTCCACTTCAATCACCGAGCCGACATAACCCGCCACGCCCAAACCGAAAATATGTCCGACTCGCGGCTGTGCCGAGGCCTGATCATGACGTTGCGGCACGAGGTGCGCCGCCTGCGCCACCCGTCGTAAATCCTGCAAGGTGACGGTCAAGCCGTCGGCGCGTCCCGCATGGTACATCGCCAAACCGTACGCGTCCGCCAGCAGCTGCACCGCTTTGCGTCCTTCGCCGGTGTATTCGGCAATCGCCGCCGCGACACCGTCCGCCAATACTACGCCGAGTTTTTGCGCCGCGTCCGTGACGATTCGCGCGACATCATCCGTCGCCAACGGAGCGAAAAAGACTTCCGCGCAACGCGAACGGATCGCCGGATTGATTTCTTCCGGCGCGCGCGTTGTCGCACCGATCAAAATAAAATCGGCCGGCGCGCCGTCGCGGAATAATTTTTTAATATACGCCGCCACCTGCGGATCGTCTTCATCATAGTACGACGACTCGAAATACACCCGCTTATCTTCCAACACCTTCAGAAGCTTATTGAGCAGCAGCGGGTCCATTTCCCCGATTTCATCGATAAATAAAACGCCGCCGTGCGCCTTGGTCACCAGCCCCGGCTTCGGCTCGGGAATCCCCTTATCGGCGAGATCGCGCTGCGCCCCCTGGTAGATCGGGTCGTGCACGGAACCGATCAGCGGGTTCGTCATGTCGCGATTATCCCAGCGCAACGTCGTACCGTCCGTTTCCACAAACGGCGCGTCCTTTTGAAACGGCGTGAAATCGAATTGCTTCGCCGCCTCTAAGACGACGCGCGCCGCCGTCGTCTTGCCGACACCCGGCGGTCCGTATAAAAGCAGGTGCTGCGGATACTTCGTCGCGAGTTTCGCGAGCAAGGCTTCCAACGCGTCTTTTTGGCCGACAATATCCGCCAAGGTTTGTGGCCGCACTTGGGCGGCGATCGTATCCGTCAGACGAATGTGGTCCAGTTTGTCCAGCTGCGCCAATTTTTCACGAGACTGCGGCGTTTCAAAATCGCCCGTCTCTTCATTCAAAAGTTCCAGGCGTAAATCATTGACATATTCCTGATGCTTTTCTTCCAGCGCATCATTAATTTTTTGTTCCAGCCGCTCTTCGACCGCCTGCCGCGCCAAGAGATCGCTGATGCGATTTTCCGTTCGCTCCAGCAGCACCTGCGACTGTTCTTCACCGGGCACGGGAATATCCGGATCTTCCAGCACGATGCGCGCCAAACCCGCCAGCCGTTTTTGGGGATCTTCCGCGTGCAGGTAGGAAAGCGCGTTATAATGGCTGCCCGCCAACAAAAAACGCTCCGCGCCGATAAGGCCTGAATACACGCCCGAAAGGACGGCGATTTGCCGCCCGAACTCCGCTTCGCTCTCGGCGCCGGTCTGTGAATTACGACTCCACAACCGCCGCCAGATATCTTTCATTATCTAATTATTCCTCCGGAACTACATGCACCTGGATTTCCGCGGTCATCTTCGGATGGATCCGGATGGCGACGGGAAAACGCCCCACGGTGCGAATCGGTTCTTTCAATTCGATTTTCTTTTTATCCACGGTAAGTTCATGTTTGGCCGCGAGCGCTTCTCTGATCGTCTGCGCGGTGACGGAGCTGAACGCGCGTCCGTCGGCGCCGAGTTTCAACGGCACTTCGACCGTTACTTTTTTTAATTGCGCCGCGAGAACTTTGGCTTCGTCCTCTGCGACCTGATCTTTATGTTCCTGCGCGGCATTTTTCTGGCGCGCGTTGTTCAAATTTTCCGGCGTGCCTTCCAACGCCAGACCGCGGCGCATCAGGTAGTTGCGGCCGTAGCCGTCGGCGACTTCGATGATTTCCCCTTTTTTACCGACTTTTTTGACGTCCTGTAATAAGATCACTTTCATTTCGCATTCTCCTCTTTTTGCGCGCGAATCTGCGCGACAATTTTATTTTTGATTTCTTCCGGCGTTTCTTCCGGCGCGAACTGTCCGCCGGCCACCGTCTGATGACCGCCGCCGCCGAGCTCTTCCATCACGCGCTGAACATTAATTTCACCGTCGGAACGCACGGATGCGCTGTAGCCTTCGCCATTATAGTAAATGGCGATACTCGTATGTATATTTTCAATATTGATCATCATATCGGCCACTTGTCCCGCGAGAATCTGCGCGTTTTCCGCATCGTCGGGAATGGTCGCGCACA
This genomic stretch from Negativicoccus succinicivorans harbors:
- the lonC gene encoding Lon family ATP-dependent protease, giving the protein MKDIWRRLWSRNSQTGAESEAEFGRQIAVLSGVYSGLIGAERFLLAGSHYNALSYLHAEDPQKRLAGLARIVLEDPDIPVPGEEQSQVLLERTENRISDLLARQAVEERLEQKINDALEEKHQEYVNDLRLELLNEETGDFETPQSREKLAQLDKLDHIRLTDTIAAQVRPQTLADIVGQKDALEALLAKLATKYPQHLLLYGPPGVGKTTAARVVLEAAKQFDFTPFQKDAPFVETDGTTLRWDNRDMTNPLIGSVHDPIYQGAQRDLADKGIPEPKPGLVTKAHGGVLFIDEIGEMDPLLLNKLLKVLEDKRVYFESSYYDEDDPQVAAYIKKLFRDGAPADFILIGATTRAPEEINPAIRSRCAEVFFAPLATDDVARIVTDAAQKLGVVLADGVAAAIAEYTGEGRKAVQLLADAYGLAMYHAGRADGLTVTLQDLRRVAQAAHLVPQRHDQASAQPRVGHIFGLGVAGYVGSVIEVEAVAFPARIPGKGELRFNDTAGSMAKDSVFNASAAVRRVAGADTREYDLHVNVIGGGQIDGPSAGVAVTCALLSAITGIPLRQDIAVTGEVALNGAIKPIGGVHAKAYGAKQAGMKKMLIPDENRDDIGAEYAGLPIVRVKTIEDAWREMTAGGKA
- the rplI gene encoding 50S ribosomal protein L9, with product MKVILLQDVKKVGKKGEIIEVADGYGRNYLMRRGLALEGTPENLNNARQKNAAQEHKDQVAEDEAKVLAAQLKKVTVEVPLKLGADGRAFSSVTAQTIREALAAKHELTVDKKKIELKEPIRTVGRFPVAIRIHPKMTAEIQVHVVPEE